One Solanum pennellii chromosome 10, SPENNV200 genomic region harbors:
- the LOC107002377 gene encoding fructose-bisphosphate aldolase 1, cytoplasmic-like, with the protein MSCYKGKYADELIKNAAYIATPGKGILAADESTGTIGKRLSSINVENVESNRRALRELLFCAPGALQYLSGIILFEETLYQKTAAGKPFVDVMKEGGVLPGIKVDKGTVELPGTNGETTTQGLDGLAERCQKYYEAGARFAKWRAVLKIGANEPSQLAINDNANGLARYAIICQQNGLVPIVEPEILVDGSHDINKCADVTERVLAACYKALNDHHVLLEGTLLKPNMVTPGSDAPKVAPEVIAEYTVRALQRTMPAAVPAVVFLSGGQSEEEATRNLNAMNKLQTKKPWTLSFSFGRALQQSTLKAWSGKVENIGKAQAALLTRCKANSEATLGKYAGSSNLGDGASESLHVKDYKY; encoded by the exons ATGTCGTGCTACAAGGGAAAATACGCCG ATGAACTGATCAAGAATGCTGCATACATAGCTACCCCTGGTAAGGGTATCCTTGCTGCTGACGAGTCTACTGGTACAATTGGCAAGCGTCTATCCAGCATTAATGTTGAGAATGTCGAGTCAAACAGGAGGGCTCTTCGAGAGCTGCTCTTCTGCGCACCTGGTGCTCTTCAGTACCTTAGTGGAATTATCTTGTTCGAGGAAACCCTTTATCAGAAGACAGCAGCTG GCAAGCCTTTTGTTGATGTTATGAAGGAGGGTGGAGTCCTCCCTGGAATTAAAGTCGACAAGGGTACCGTAGAGCTTCCCGGAACCAATGGCGAGACAACTACCCAGGGTCTTGATGGCCTTGCGGAGCGCTGCCAAAAGTACTATGAAGCCGGTGCTAGGTTTGCCAAATGGCGTGCAGTGCTCAAGATTGGTGCCAACGAGCCATCTCAGCTGGCTATCAATGATAATGCCAATGGCCTTGCCAGATATGCCATCATCTGCCAGCAAAACGGTCTTGTCCCCATTGTTGAGCCTGAGATCCTTGTTGATGGATCCCATGACATTAATAAGTGTGCTGATGTCACAGAGCGTGTTCTTGCTGCTTGCTACAAGGCCCTCAATGACCACCATGTCCTCCTCGAGGGTACATTGTTGAAGCCCAACATGGTCACTCCCGGATCTGATGCCCCTAAAGTTGCACCAGAGGTCATTGCAGAGTACACTGTACGTGCCTTGCAGCGAACAATGCCAGCTGCTGTTCCTGCTGTGGTTTTCCTGTCTGGTGGTCAGAGTGAGGAAGAGGCTACCCGCAACCTCAACGCCATGAACAAACTTCAAACCAAGAAGCCCTGGACCCTCTCCTTCTCCTTCGGACGTGCTCTCCAACAGAGCACCCTCAAGGCCTGGTCAGGAAAGGTGGAGAATATCGGGAAGGCCCAAGCTGCACTTCTCACAAGGTGCAAGGCCAACTCTGAGgctacccttggaaagtatgcCGGTAGTTCCAACTTGGGCGACGGTGCTTCCGAGAGCCTTCACGTCAAGGACTACAAGTATTAG
- the LOC107001773 gene encoding putative phytosulfokines 6, protein MKPMINSSLISSFIILQLISQTISIRLPPTTIRDNNKIEANGIIHSIPTQEDDFTNLMGMEKCEDRDEVCLNRRMVAEAHLDYIYTQNKPKP, encoded by the exons ATGAAGCCTATGATTAATTCATCTCTTATTTCATCTTTCATTATACTACAACTCATTTCCCAAACAATATCGATTCGTCTACCTCCTACAACTATTCGAG ATAATAACAAGATTGAAGCTAATGGGATTATTCATTCCATTCCCACACAAGAAGACGACTTCACCAAT CTGATGGGGATGGAGAAATGTGAAGACAGAGATGAAGTTTGTTTAAATAGAAGGATGGTAGCTGAGGCTCACTTggattatatatatactcaaaACAAACCTAAGCCCTAA